GCCGCCGATCAGGCGGTTGCCGCCGGGGACCGCCCTGTGGCACCCGGAGAGGAGACCCGCGGATAACCCAGCGCCGTGGCCGAGGCGATCGACCCGATACGCCCGTTCAGCGACCTCGACCACGACCACGACGGCGTCCTGTCTTCGGCCGAGGCCCACGCCAGCCCGCGCATCGGCGCGGACTGGCAGCGCCTCGACGCGAACGGGGACGGCGTGATCGACCGCTCGGAGATCGGCAAGGTCCTCGATGAAACGCCGCCGACGGCCGAGGAGGCAGACCGTTAGGGACACGCTGATCTATTGGCCGCCCTGGCCAAAGATCAGCACGGAAGTCGAAAACGCGGTTTCCGACTTCCTTCGCGTTCAGTCGCTTATCGCGACTGAACAGGGCGGGGCTCCTGCCCCGCCCGGGAAACGCGCTTGAATCAGCGTTTCCCGGGCGCCGATCACAAGTCACCGTCAAATGCAACGCGTTGAAAGGACATGGCCAACCTGCTACGGTGAATTGATTGAGGTAACCGCGCACGCGCTTGACTTCGCCGTTGCGGCGCCTCGCACGAATGCCTTATGCCATGCAAGAAAAGGTCGTTGTCAAAGGTCTTTACAAGATCTTCGGTCCGGAGCCCGACCGGGCGTTGGAGCTGCTCGATCAAGGGCTCTCGAAGGACGAGATCTTCGAGCGCACGCGCACGACCGTAGGCGTGCAGAATGCCGAATTCGCGATCCGCGAGGGCGAGGTCTTCGTCATCATGGGTCTATCGGGTTCGGGGAAGTCGACCCTCGTGCGGATGCTCAATCGATTGATCGAGCCCACCCGTGGGCAGGTGTTGATCGACGGCCACGACATCACGCAGATGGGCAAGAAGGCGCTGATCGAGCTGCGGCGCAGCGTCGTCAGCATGGTGTTTCAATCCTTCGCCTTGATGCCCCACAAGAGCGTCGTCGAGAACGCCGCGTTCGGCCTCGACGTCTCCGGCGTGCCGAAACCGGACCAGCGCGCCCAGGCCATGCGGGCACTCGAGACGGTTGGCCTCGCGCCCTACGCGGACAGCTACCCGGACGAGCTCTCCGGCGGCATGAAGCAGCGCGTCGGGCTGGCGCGGGCGCTCGCGACAGAGGCGCCCATCCTGCTGATGGACGAGGCCTTTTCGGCGCTCGACCCGCTGATCCGCACCGAGATGCAAGACGAGCTGGTGCGCCTGCAGAACACCGAGGCCCATACGATCGTCTTCATCTCCCACGACCTCGACGAGGCCATCCGCATCGGCGATCGCATCGCGATCATGGAGGGGGGTGGCATCGTGCAGATCGGCACGCCGGAGGAGATCGTCACGCACCCTGCCAACGACTATGTCCGCTCCTTCTTCTACGGCGTCGACGTCAGCAAGGTCTTCAATGCCGGGGACATTGCCGCCGACGATGCCTTGACGGTGTTCGAGCGCACCGGCGTGAACGTGCGCGCCGCTCTCGCCCAACTGCGCGACCGTGATCGCATGCTCGGCGTCGTCATCGACCGTGGCCGGCGATACCGCGGCATGGTGAGCGTCAACTCGCTCGGCACCGCCGCCCGCCACGGCAGTGAGGCGCAGTGGGAGGCCGCCTTCATCAAGGACGTAGCGCCCGCACCCGCCGACATGGAGCTCTCGGACGTGCTCAGCCGGGTCGCCGCCAGCGACTACCCGGTCCCGGTGGTCGCTGCCGACGGGCGCTACCTCGGCATCGTCGACAAGACGATCCTGCTCCAGACCCTCGACAAGACCACCTGAGCGCGCCCATGGCCAGGTGTCGGCCTCGGGCGAATCCCGCGTCGCAGCCCTGCTGAGGAATGATGGCCAACGGTAACCTTCAACTCGAAATCCCCGTCGGCGAATGGGTCGAAGCCGGCGTCGACTGGGTACAGATGAATCTCACCGGTGTCCTCGACGGCATCTCCGATGTCCTCGCCGCGGTGATCGACTCCTTCGAGGGGGCCCTCCACGCGGTGCCGCCGCTCCTGCTGGCGGCGCTGATCGTGCTGCTCGCGACCTGGCGGGTCGGCTGGCGGTTCGGCCTCTTCGCCGTCGCGGCGATGGCACTGCTCTTCGGCATGGACATCTGGGACGAGACCGTCTCGACGCTCGGGCTCGTCATCGCCTCCAGCCTGGTGGCGCTCGCGATCGGCATCCCGATCGGCATCGCGATGGCCGGCAGCGACTCGATCGAGGCCGTCGCGCGCCCGGTGCTGGACTTCATGCAGACGATGCCGCCGTTCGTCTATCTGATCCCGGCGGCGATCTTCTTCGGCCTCGGCAAGGTGCCCGGGGCGATCGCGACGCTGATCTTCGCGATGCCGCCGGCCGTGCGCCTGACCAACCTCGGCATCCGCCAAGTCAGCGAGGAGCACGTCGAGGCCGGCAAGGCCTTCGGCTGCACGGGTCGTCAGCTCCTGTTCAAGGTCCAACTGCCGCTGGCGCTACCGTCGATCATGGCCGGCATCAACCAGACCATCATGCTGGCGCTGTCGATGGTCGTCATCGCCTCGATGATCGGCGCCGGCGGCCTCGGCAACACAGTGCTGACCGGGATCCAGCGCCTCGACGTGGGGCTCGGCTTCGAGGGCGGCCTCGGGGTCGTGCTGCTGGCCATCCTGCTCGATCGCATCACCCAGAGCTTCGGCGCCGTCCAGCGTGGCGGCCCGCCATCGGGGCTCGCGCGGCTGAAGCGGCTGTTCGCCGCGGACAAGCCGGCTGAAGCTGACCGCGGCTGACGGCCGTTCAGCCGTGCTGAGCGGCGCACCCTTTCCCCCATCAACTCAACCCTGAGAGGAGCCACCATGCGCATGAAAACTACGCTCAAAATTTTGCTCGCCGGGGCGCTCGCCCTTACGCTGGGCACGGCCTCCGCTGCGGACAAGACGATCCGGATCGGCTGGACGGCCTGGTCGGACGCCGAGTTCGTCACCAAGCTCGCCACGCGCATCTTGGAGGACCGCATGGGCTACGACGTCGAGCTCCTGCAGACCGACATCGCGCCCCAGTACCAGGGGCTCGCGAGCGGCAGCCTGGACCTAATGCTGATGTCTTGGCAGCCGGAGACCCATGCCGACTACCTGGAGAAGGTCGGCAACAACGTGGAAACGCTCGGCATCCTCTACACCCACGCCAAGCTCGGCTGGGCGGTGCCAAACTACATCCCCCAGGACGAGCTGGCGAGCATCGAGGACCTGAAGAAGGATTCCGTACGCGACGAGCTCGACGACACCATCACCGGCATCGACCCGGGCGCCGGGATCATGCGGCTCTCGCAGAAGGCCCTGGAGGAGTACGGCCTCGATGACGATTACCGCCTCCAGATCTCGTCGGGCGCCGGCATGACCGCCGCGCTGGAACGCGCCGTGCGCCGCGACGACTGGATCGTCGTCACCGCCTGGAGCCCGCACTGGATGTTCGGCGCCTACGACCTGCGCTACCTCGACGACCCCAAGGGTGCGCTCGGCCGCTACGAGCGCGTCGTCGCCCTGGCGCGCAAGGGCTTCTACCAGGACGACATCGACGCGGCGAGCTTCATCTCGCGCATGCAGATCCCGATCGACGACCTCCAGGCGGCCATGTACGACGCCCAGCAGAGCTCCTACGAGGAGGCCGTCACCCACTACATCCAGCACAATCCGAAGCGGATCGACTACTGGGTTACCGGCGAGATCTGAGTGCCTACGAGCTGGGAAGGAGCGGCGGGCGCGAAGCGGGGCGAGGTGGATGACATGGACGCCTCTCGGACTCTTGGTTCACGGTGAGGTTGACCGGTCGCATACAAGCGACCGACGAGGAAAATAGGCCTCTTCAGTGATGTCAAGAGAATGTAACTGGCCGCCCGACAGGGTCCCGTTGCCCCCCCGCACTTAGCAGCGTGCGATGAATCGAGTCCGACGGAACCCTTTGCGCAGTCCCTAAGCGCTTGAATCGATGCGGACTGCAAGCCGGGTCGGATTTCGTTTGCCCCAGCGGCGAATGGCCATATCTAACCGGGCCTTCCCCAGCGCCACTTGGCCCCTGCCGCTGCGAACCGCCTTCCTGTTAGGCCGTTCGACTACTTACCCGACGAGCCGGTGGCGCGGTGTGCCCGATGATCCCCCGCGGCATGCGCTCGCGTAACCCCTAGGAGGCACGCGTTCATGTTCAAAAAGATTATGGTCCCGGTGGATCTTGCGCACCTGGGTGCGCTGGAGAACGCCCTGACCGTAGCGGCCAATCTCTCGCGCCACTACGGGGCGGCTCTGTGCTACGTCGGCGTGACCACCTCCCAGCCCAGCGCGGTGGCCCGCACGCCCGAGGAGTATGAGCTCAAGCTCAGGGCGTTCGCCCACGAGCATGCCCCCGGCAGCGGTCATGAGCCCACGGTGCGCGTCTATAAGAGCCATGATCCGGTGGCCGACCTGGACGATATCCTGGTCCAGGCCATCGATGACGTCGGGGCGGACTTGGTGGTCATGGCGACCCATCTGCCCACCCATCTCGACGCAATCATGCCCTCCAACGGGGCCAAGGTCGCGAAACACACCGACGCATCCGTGTTTCTCGTGCGCCGGCATGCCCCGTCCGAATAGCCGCGCATCAATACCAGCGCGCAAGCCCCCGCATTAGAACCTGGCAATCAAGGGAGAATCTCTTGGAAAAACAACCCTCAAAAGCCCAGGAGGTCCCGCTGGAGTCGGTCGGCATACCGGCACCGCAGGGAGCGGCTAATCTGATCGATACCGACTACCAGATCGGTCAGGACAACTACCAGGCCC
This portion of the Thioflavicoccus mobilis 8321 genome encodes:
- the proV gene encoding glycine betaine/L-proline ABC transporter ATP-binding protein ProV — translated: MQEKVVVKGLYKIFGPEPDRALELLDQGLSKDEIFERTRTTVGVQNAEFAIREGEVFVIMGLSGSGKSTLVRMLNRLIEPTRGQVLIDGHDITQMGKKALIELRRSVVSMVFQSFALMPHKSVVENAAFGLDVSGVPKPDQRAQAMRALETVGLAPYADSYPDELSGGMKQRVGLARALATEAPILLMDEAFSALDPLIRTEMQDELVRLQNTEAHTIVFISHDLDEAIRIGDRIAIMEGGGIVQIGTPEEIVTHPANDYVRSFFYGVDVSKVFNAGDIAADDALTVFERTGVNVRAALAQLRDRDRMLGVVIDRGRRYRGMVSVNSLGTAARHGSEAQWEAAFIKDVAPAPADMELSDVLSRVAASDYPVPVVAADGRYLGIVDKTILLQTLDKTT
- a CDS encoding ABC transporter permease, producing the protein MANGNLQLEIPVGEWVEAGVDWVQMNLTGVLDGISDVLAAVIDSFEGALHAVPPLLLAALIVLLATWRVGWRFGLFAVAAMALLFGMDIWDETVSTLGLVIASSLVALAIGIPIGIAMAGSDSIEAVARPVLDFMQTMPPFVYLIPAAIFFGLGKVPGAIATLIFAMPPAVRLTNLGIRQVSEEHVEAGKAFGCTGRQLLFKVQLPLALPSIMAGINQTIMLALSMVVIASMIGAGGLGNTVLTGIQRLDVGLGFEGGLGVVLLAILLDRITQSFGAVQRGGPPSGLARLKRLFAADKPAEADRG
- a CDS encoding glycine betaine ABC transporter substrate-binding protein gives rise to the protein MRMKTTLKILLAGALALTLGTASAADKTIRIGWTAWSDAEFVTKLATRILEDRMGYDVELLQTDIAPQYQGLASGSLDLMLMSWQPETHADYLEKVGNNVETLGILYTHAKLGWAVPNYIPQDELASIEDLKKDSVRDELDDTITGIDPGAGIMRLSQKALEEYGLDDDYRLQISSGAGMTAALERAVRRDDWIVVTAWSPHWMFGAYDLRYLDDPKGALGRYERVVALARKGFYQDDIDAASFISRMQIPIDDLQAAMYDAQQSSYEEAVTHYIQHNPKRIDYWVTGEI
- a CDS encoding universal stress protein gives rise to the protein MFKKIMVPVDLAHLGALENALTVAANLSRHYGAALCYVGVTTSQPSAVARTPEEYELKLRAFAHEHAPGSGHEPTVRVYKSHDPVADLDDILVQAIDDVGADLVVMATHLPTHLDAIMPSNGAKVAKHTDASVFLVRRHAPSE